A single Candidatus Chlamydia corallus DNA region contains:
- a CDS encoding polymorphic outer membrane protein middle domain-containing protein, protein MKRSIRKFLISTTLAPCFTSTAFTVEVIMPSDNFDGSNGKMFPYTILANPRGTTCIFSGDLYISNLDNSISRTSSSCFSNTAGTLQVLGKGVTFSFVNIRSSADGAAISNVITTNPEKYPMNFSGFNQIIFENCESLTSDTSSGSIKAHASAVYSTTPTTFRDNGTLLFQYNRSAGPGAGIRSTGITIENTKKRLLFNANGSISHGGALTASAAINLTNNPAPVTFSNNATGVYGGAVYLPAGSMLTSGNSSGVTFANNSARSGGAIFANGNVTFSNNSNLTFQNNTAAPENSVAPPPANPPTLGYGGAIYCTPPATPPPTDIKLIISGENTVAFLENIASVQGGALYGKSISIASNKSTTFLGNIAGKGGAIAIPQGGDLSLSADQGDIFFNKNQSLTSGTATRNSIHFGEDAKFSTLAAAKGYNLFFYDPITSDNLSSGTAAPSVIVNPKTSTDTAYLGNIVFSGEKLNADEAKISANFTSTLNQKLELQGGTFTLRDGATLNVHTLTQNAASTLFMDAGTTLATTNTNNTDGTITLNNLVINLDSLDGTKAALVNVQSTNGALTISGNLKLVKNSLDSSDNHEMFNKNLNQVPILELKATSGTVTTTNFSLSSNGYQQSPYGYQGTWEFALDATTNKVTGTWKKTGYIPHPERLAPLIPNSLWGNLLDLRAVSQASAAGGENVPGKQLSITGITNFFHANHTDEARNYRHIGGGYLVNTYTRITPDAALSLGFGQLFTKSKDYLVGHGHSNVYFATAYSNITKPLFGSSRLFSGCTSRISYSLSNEKVRTSYTKLPKAHSSWSNNCWLGEVEGNLPFILSSRILNLKQIIPFVKAEIAYANHRGLKENSPEGRIFGKSHLINVAVPVGVRFDKHSHNRPDFHTIIVAYAPDIYRHNPHCDTILPINGAMWTSVGNNLTRSALLVQASSHTSINNVLEIFGHCGCDIRRTSRQYTLDIGSKLRF, encoded by the coding sequence ATGAAAAGGTCTATTCGTAAGTTTTTAATTTCTACAACACTGGCGCCATGTTTTACTTCAACAGCGTTTACTGTAGAAGTTATTATGCCTTCTGATAATTTTGATGGATCGAATGGGAAAATGTTTCCCTACACAATACTTGCAAATCCCAGAGGAACGACTTGCATTTTTTCAGGCGATCTTTACATATCTAATCTTGATAATTCGATATCTAGAACATCTTCCAGTTGTTTTAGCAATACGGCAGGAACCCTTCAAGTCTTAGGGAAAGGAGTGACTTTTTCTTTCGTAAACATCCGTTCTTCGGCAGACGGAGCTGCGATTAGTAATGTAATCACTACCAATCCTGAAAAATACCCGATGAATTTTTCGGGATTCAATCAAATAATCTTCGAGAATTGTGAATCACTGACTTCAGATACATCCTCAGGGAGTATCAAAGCTCATGCATCAGCGGTTTATTCCACAACGCCAACAACCTTTAGAGACAATGGCACTCTACTATTTCAATACAACCGTTCTGCAGGACCTGGTGCAGGAATTAGAAGCACAGGCATTACTATAGAAAACACCAAAAAACGCCTCCTTTTCAACGCTAATGGATCAATTTCGCATGGAGGTGCTCTCACAGCATCTGCAGCGATCAACCTTACGAACAACCCAGCTCCTGTGACTTTCTCAAATAATGCTACGGGGGTCTATGGAGGTGCTGTTTATCTTCCTGCAGGATCTATGTTAACTTCTGGGAATAGTTCAGGAGTCACATTCGCTAATAATAGTGCGCGCTCTGGAGGAGCGATTTTTGCTAACGGAAACGTTACCTTTTCTAATAACAGCAATCTTACGTTTCAAAACAATACAGCTGCCCCAGAAAATTCTGTTGCTCCGCCGCCAGCGAATCCCCCTACTTTAGGCTATGGTGGAGCGATTTACTGTACTCCTCCAGCTACACCACCACCAACAGATATTAAGCTTATTATATCTGGAGAAAACACGGTAGCATTCCTAGAAAACATAGCCTCAGTACAAGGCGGAGCACTCTATGGGAAAAGCATCTCCATTGCTTCTAATAAATCTACAACATTTCTTGGAAATATAGCTGGAAAAGGAGGCGCTATTGCCATACCACAAGGAGGAGATCTTTCTCTATCGGCAGATCAAGGAGATATTTTCTTTAATAAGAACCAAAGCTTAACTAGTGGCACAGCTACTCGTAATAGCATTCACTTCGGGGAAGATGCAAAATTTTCTACTCTAGCGGCTGCTAAAGGCTACAACCTATTCTTCTATGATCCCATTACATCAGACAATTTATCTAGTGGGACAGCCGCTCCTTCTGTTATCGTCAATCCCAAAACGAGTACTGATACTGCATATTTAGGGAACATTGTTTTTTCAGGAGAAAAACTCAATGCTGATGAAGCAAAGATCTCTGCAAATTTTACATCTACACTGAATCAAAAACTTGAACTTCAAGGAGGAACCTTCACTTTGCGAGACGGTGCAACCTTAAATGTTCATACCCTCACACAAAATGCAGCGTCAACCCTTTTCATGGATGCAGGGACTACGTTAGCAACTACAAATACTAATAACACTGACGGTACTATTACCTTAAATAATCTTGTTATCAATTTAGATTCTTTAGATGGCACTAAGGCTGCTCTAGTCAATGTGCAGAGTACAAATGGAGCACTTACGATATCAGGAAATTTAAAACTAGTTAAAAATTCTCTGGATTCCTCTGACAACCATGAGATGTTCAATAAAAATTTAAACCAAGTGCCAATCTTAGAGCTTAAAGCAACTTCAGGAACTGTGACTACTACAAATTTTAGTCTCAGCTCCAATGGCTATCAGCAGTCTCCCTACGGCTATCAAGGAACTTGGGAGTTTGCCTTAGATGCAACGACGAATAAGGTCACAGGAACATGGAAAAAAACTGGTTATATTCCCCATCCTGAGCGTCTTGCTCCGCTCATCCCGAATAGCCTTTGGGGAAATCTTCTAGATTTACGAGCTGTAAGCCAAGCTTCAGCAGCGGGCGGTGAAAATGTTCCTGGGAAGCAACTCAGCATTACAGGAATCACAAATTTCTTCCATGCGAATCATACCGATGAAGCGCGTAACTACCGTCATATAGGTGGAGGCTACCTCGTCAATACCTACACACGTATCACTCCAGACGCTGCGTTAAGTCTAGGTTTTGGACAACTATTCACAAAATCCAAGGATTACCTTGTAGGTCATGGTCATTCTAACGTCTATTTCGCGACAGCGTATTCTAATATCACAAAGCCTCTCTTTGGATCATCACGTCTCTTTTCAGGATGTACTTCCCGAATTAGCTATAGTCTTAGCAATGAAAAAGTAAGGACGTCGTATACAAAATTACCCAAAGCCCACTCCTCTTGGAGCAACAATTGCTGGTTAGGAGAAGTCGAAGGTAACCTTCCTTTCATTCTCTCTTCACGTATTTTAAACCTGAAGCAGATCATTCCCTTTGTAAAAGCTGAAATTGCTTATGCGAATCACCGAGGCTTGAAAGAAAATAGTCCTGAGGGAAGGATTTTTGGGAAAAGCCATCTAATCAACGTAGCGGTTCCCGTAGGTGTTCGGTTTGATAAACATTCTCACAATCGACCAGACTTTCATACTATAATCGTAGCGTATGCTCCAGATATCTATCGTCACAATCCCCACTGTGATACGATCTTACCTATTAATGGAGCTATGTGGACCTCTGTAGGGAATAATTTAACAAGAAGTGCTTTGCTAGTACAAGCATCAAGTCATACTTCAATAAATAACGTTTTAGAGATCTTCGGGCACTGTGGATGTGATATTCGCAGAACTTCCCGTCAATATACTCTAGACATAGGAAGCAAATTACGATTTTAA
- a CDS encoding polymorphic outer membrane protein middle domain-containing protein has product MTLLRNLLTCLTVFLTLPATAQVVYLDENDSYNGSVDTKDLDRRVTCHPEGTSYIFLDDVGICNVHHNEKDSGVFVNQSGDLFFMGNCYNLTFKNLMTEGFGAAISNRVGDTTLTLSDFSILGFSSAPLLDQGRGAIYSLGSVVIKDNDTVTFCGNFSTWNGGAIYTPYLLGSKAKRPSVTLCGNRYMSFRNNVCQGYGGAIYTHNLNITTEGSTFFENNHAYHEVNTHGGAIAIAPGGSISISVKEGNLSFRGNTTSKDSNTIRSSIHLQSGARFDNLRAVSGSAVYFYDPVTTSESHTIRDLVINAPEEEQAYEGTIVFSGCYLNNDEIFEENLTSTIAQDVTLAGGTLSVLDGATLKLHSFKQEENSVLEMSRGSSLICSGDNRVLSLNILIEDSRNFIPARICAEENQALVSLDKLKVTFAPYWSLYDLSQFKEEFSIPLLELLGPSCDSLILSETTLDRAEITMTYENIQGWWSLTWQQENPSLDKNRKIIPTKKTIFLTWNPQKTSQP; this is encoded by the coding sequence ATGACCCTACTTCGCAATCTTCTTACGTGCTTGACGGTATTTCTCACTCTTCCCGCAACTGCACAAGTCGTATATCTTGATGAAAATGACAGCTATAACGGTTCTGTCGATACTAAGGACTTAGATCGTAGAGTTACCTGTCATCCAGAAGGAACTTCTTATATCTTTTTAGATGACGTTGGCATTTGCAATGTTCACCATAATGAAAAAGATAGTGGGGTCTTTGTAAATCAATCTGGCGACCTCTTTTTCATGGGCAACTGCTACAACCTTACCTTCAAAAACCTTATGACTGAGGGTTTCGGAGCTGCAATTTCAAATAGAGTTGGAGACACTACTCTCACTCTTTCTGATTTTTCTATCTTAGGGTTTAGTTCAGCACCCCTACTAGATCAAGGACGAGGAGCTATTTATAGTCTTGGTTCGGTTGTTATCAAAGATAACGATACGGTTACTTTCTGTGGGAACTTCTCTACATGGAATGGGGGTGCTATTTATACTCCCTATCTTTTGGGTTCTAAGGCGAAACGTCCTTCGGTGACTCTCTGCGGAAACAGATACATGTCGTTTAGGAATAATGTTTGCCAAGGTTATGGCGGTGCCATTTACACTCACAATCTCAATATAACGACCGAAGGATCCACTTTTTTTGAAAATAATCACGCGTATCACGAAGTAAATACTCACGGAGGAGCCATTGCTATTGCCCCAGGAGGATCGATCTCTATATCAGTGAAGGAAGGGAACCTTAGCTTCAGAGGAAATACTACATCGAAAGACAGCAATACAATAAGAAGCTCTATCCATCTTCAATCTGGAGCACGCTTCGACAACCTACGTGCTGTTTCAGGATCTGCTGTTTATTTCTATGATCCAGTAACCACCAGCGAGTCGCATACAATTAGAGATCTTGTAATCAATGCTCCTGAAGAAGAGCAAGCATATGAGGGGACCATTGTTTTCTCCGGATGTTACCTTAATAATGATGAAATTTTCGAAGAAAATCTTACCTCCACAATCGCGCAAGACGTGACTTTAGCAGGAGGAACTCTCTCTGTATTAGATGGGGCTACCCTGAAGCTGCATTCTTTTAAGCAAGAAGAAAACTCTGTGCTTGAGATGTCTCGAGGAAGCTCTCTGATCTGTTCTGGGGACAATCGAGTTCTTAGTCTTAACATCCTGATTGAGGACAGCAGAAACTTTATCCCCGCCAGGATTTGCGCAGAAGAAAACCAGGCTCTTGTTTCGCTAGACAAGCTTAAAGTTACCTTTGCACCTTATTGGTCTCTCTATGATCTTTCTCAGTTTAAGGAAGAATTTTCTATCCCTCTTCTTGAACTTTTAGGACCTTCTTGTGATAGTCTGATCCTATCAGAGACTACTTTAGATAGAGCCGAAATCACAATGACGTATGAAAATATTCAAGGCTGGTGGTCTTTAACCTGGCAACAGGAAAACCCTTCTTTAGATAAAAACAGAAAGATAATACCAACAAAGAAAACTATTTTTCTTACCTGGAATCCTCAAAAAACTTCTCAGCCATAG